GTACCATAAATCGTACCGTACTCAAGGGGGCGACCGACGCCATGACAGAGCACACGAGCGTAGGAAGCTGGGTCCGCGCTCGACGGGTCGCGCTGGACCTCTCCCAGAAGCGCCTGGCGAAGTTGCTAGGCTGCTCGCCGGTGACGGTGCAGAAAATAGAAGAGGGCCGTCGCCGCCCGTCTCCTGTACTCGCCGAGGCATTGGCGAAGCATCTCGACTTGGCCGAGGAGCAGGTGGCACCCTTCCTGCTCCTGGCCCGCACGGCGCCCCCGGTGCCACGCGTTGCGCCCGCCGCCGTCAGTTCGGAGCCGTTGCCAGCGCCGCTCACGCCTCTGATTGGCCGCGTGGAGGAACTCGTCGCCCTAACGGGATACCTGCAGTACGGTGAGCGGCGGCTCGTGACGCTGACGGGTCCGCCCGGCGTTGGAAAGACCCGCTTAGGGCTGGAGGCGGCCCGGGCCCTCGTAAGCACCGTAGGCGAGGTGCGTTTCGTACCGCTCGCATCCCTCTCGGACCCTGCTCGGGCCTGGCCGGAAGTGGCACGCCGCCTCAAGTTGAGCGACGCTGGCCGCAAACCAGCTCTCGATCGGCTGGCCGCACATTGGCAGGAGCGACCCGCGCTGCTGGTCCTGGACAACTTCGAGCACCTCCTGGACGCTGCGCCGGGGCTGGTGGCGCTGATGGAGAGAGCGCCAGCGCTGCGGATTCTTGTTACGAGCCGAGAGGCGTTACGTGTCACGGGCGAGCAAGTCTGGCCGCTCGAGCCTCTCGCGCTTCCTGCCTCGGGCAAGCGCTCGCTCAGCGCGCTGCTGGCCTGCCCGGCCGTGGCCCTCTTCGTAGACCGCGCCCACGCGATTGCTCCCCACTTCACTCTTGCAGAGAGCGACGCCGAGCACGTCGCGGAAATCGTCGCGCGGCTCGATGGCCTGCCACTCGCCCTGGAACTCGCTTCGGCCCGCGCCGGGCACCTTCGTCCGGCCGAGCTTGCCGAGCAATTGCGGGCGACGCCCTTCGCGCCCCTCGGCGACGGCCCCCGCGATGCGCCAGCTCGACAGCGAACTCTTCACGCTGCAATCGCGTGGAGCTACGAGCGCCTACCACCTGACTTGCAATGCTGCTTCCGACACCTCGGGGTCATGGCCGGACGCTTTACAGCAAAGGCGGCAGCGAGCGTGGCGAGAGCGGGACTCAAAGATTTCGACAAGCTGCTCGCGGCTCACCTGGTGGGCCGCGACCTTACCAAAGAAGGTTACGAGCTGTTGGAGACGCTGCGTGCCTTCGCGTTGGACCGTCTGGTGGACCAGGGCGAACTGGAAGCGGCTGCGGCTGCGCACGCACGATATTTTCTCGAAGAGTTCTGCGCTCCCCAGGGCGTGACCATGGAGGACAACGCTGCCTTGGAAGGCGAGGTGGACAACTTACGGGCCGCGCTGAGATGGTTCATCGACCAGCGTGACTCGGAGGCGGCATCCCGACTCGCCGTGAATTTGCGCTGGTTCTGGGAGACGCGTGGTCTGCAACGCGAGGGGCTGGAGTGGTTCGAGGCCGCGCTTGCTCTGCCAGGAGAGGTGGAGGTCGAGTTGCGCTTGCAGACCATTTTCAGTGCGTCGACGCTCGCGTGGCAACTCGGCCTCTTCGAGCAAGCCGTGACCGTGTTGCTCGCTGGGCTCGACTTGACGCGAGCGTCGAGTCAGCCCGTCTGGGAGCGTCGACTTCTATTTACCCTTGGACGGGTCGAGGTGGAACAGGGACACGCGGACAACGCCCTCGCCCCGCTGCAGCGGGCCCTCGAGTTGTGTCAGGGCCAAGAGGGGAACGGCGTTGACTACGCTGGCACATTGTTCCAGCTCGCCGATGCCCACCTGTCCCTCGGAAAGGTCGAGCAAGCGCGGGTCCTGGCCGAGCAGGGTCTTGCCGTCTGCCTTGCCGAGCCGGGCATGTTCTGGGAGCAGCATCTGCAGACGCTGCTGGGCGAGGTGGCTCTGCACGAAGGCGATACGAAGAGCGCCCTGGCATGCCTAACGCTGGCCCTGAATCTGAGTGAGCGGGCCCAGCATACGCGTCCGCTCACGTTGCTTCTTGCAGTCGTGGCCCGCGCGATCGCGGTCTTCGGCGAAGAACCAGAGTCCCCGCTGATCGCCGCGCGTTTATGGAGTGCAGTGGCGACGTACCGAGAGGCAGCGGGGCTACCGTTGGCGGTAGCGCATCGTGTACGGATCGACGCGGCCATAGCGCAAGCACGAGCACGGGCGCCTCAAAGTCGGTGGCATGACGCGTGGATGGAGGGCATGTCTTGGGATCTGGCCAAGACAGTGGAACGAGCCCGAGACGCCCTGCACGCGGTGAGTTCGGAGCGGCGAATCGAACCATCGTTCTCGGGGCGGGGGGCCGAGGATGAAGCCAACGCTCCATAGCCGTTATTTCCGGCTCACATGCTGTCGCGAAGAAGGTGCGTGAATCTCGGGCGCACAGGGCGTCGTTGCTCTTTGTCGCAGATCACGTAGACCGCGCGGCCGTCAGGCCCTTTTAAACGTCGCCTTCGCCTTTTTAATAGAGTCAAGCGAAGGAACAAAACACTCACCACTCGAGCGAAGGCGGACTCCCCGTATGATGGCGCCACGGTCCGCGTTTCTCACTTTGTCCCCCAAGCCGCAGGAGCCGGGATTGATGCACTCGTCAAGCGTCGACTTGTTCGGCACCGCCACTCGGAGGATCGCTCCGAGTTCGATCAAGATGATTGATGGCAGCGTCGTAGCAGCAGCATGCGGCGGCGGTACGGCGATGGCTGCGACAGTCGGGGGTTCTCGTACCGTACAGAGATCGCCGTACAGTCGTTCGAGGGCGTCATGACGCCCTATGCGTTCTACACGCCATTTCGTCGCCGAACGCCTCGGGCGACCCGGGGACTTTGTTCTTCAGGTGGGGTCGGGGTCTTGGAAGACGGCGCGAAGGCGATCGTTGGTTCCTTTCGGGGCAATACAAAGCTCGAGGCCGAGCGTGTCGAGGATGTCGGCGATTCGCTCGCTAGGAATCGCTTGCTCTCCTCGAACCATGTGCGAGACGGCAGCGCGAGAAACGCCCAGCTTCTCGGCGAGGCGGGTGGCGTAACCGCGGGGTTGGGCGCGTATCTTCTGGCGCGTGGCCGCTTCGATCTCATCCCAAGTCATCTCTCCCTCATCCTTTCCGAGAATAGGCAAGCAAAGTGCGCGCCAGGCTTCACAGTTCGCCGTCCCGCGCTCGACGCCGCCTCCCAGCAGATAGCAGACTCGGTGATGTAACCGTCACGGTCTCGAAACCTGACGCCCGGATATCAGTGCGCAGGGCGTGCGGGCTCCGCCGGGAGGACCGCCGAAGGGAGCCGTCGTTCGTGGCATCACGCCCAGGCGCGTGCGAGCCGTTCGTACTCTTCCTCGGTGAGCCGGAGGACGCTCGCGTGTCGAGCGTCCTCCGGAAACGACCCGCCTTCCAGCGGCGTCCACGAGCGAAGGTCCTTCGAGGTGGAAAGGCCGTACCGTTTCTCCCACGGGTGGTCGTAGTACATCCACCACTCGTGCAGGTCGTCGCGCCACACCACGTGCGGTCCTTCGGTGATGGTCGGCGTGGCACCGACGGTCACCGTCTCGTACGGCCCGTCGAGGTTGGCGCTCACGGCGACGTTCACGTGCTTCGTGTCGTCGTGCGAGTCCGGCTTGTAGAACAGGTAGTACCCGTCCGCGTGCGGCACGATGTGGGCGTCGATCACGTTCAGGTTCGGGTCGAACAGGACCCTCGGGGCGGTGTAGGTCACGAAGTCCCGCGTGCGAGCACACCAGATGGCCTTGTCCCACCACATCTTCGGTCCGACGGACGAAGACCAGATGACGAGGTGGTCGCCGTGCTGAGCGTCGGGCACGAACTCCGGAGCCCACAAGTTCTTCGCGGCGGGCACGTCCCTCAGGACGGGCGCGATGCTCACGTCCTGCCACGTGATCAGATCGTCGGACGTGGCGTGCAGCAGGTCCGCCGGGCCGGAGTGCGGGGCGAATCCCATGCCGATGCGATGGTACCGTCCGTCCGGCTGGCGTTGTGCGGGAACGGCGCGCGTGGCGAGCAGGTGGTACCGGCCGTCGAGACCACGCGCGACGAACGGGTCGCGGAGCGGAACCGATTGTCCGTCGACCGTCGCCTGCCACACCGGGGTGTTCCCGGCGAGCGCGGTGAAGGTGCGTCCGTCGCGGCTCAGCGCGTAATGCAGGGACTCCTCGAGCACGGTTCCTCCGTGCACTTCTCGGAAGTAAGCGAACAGCCAGCCGCCGCCTGTCTCGGATCGTGTCATCGACCGTACGGTACCTGAAAAGTCGCGATCACCCGCTCGGTCGGTCACGCCTCTCGAGGATTCTTCTCGCGCTGGACTCCTCTTGCTCTCCGGGCTTCCTTGGATAACCTTTGCCGACACGCCATCCACACGACCGCGTCACTCCGACGTCGAGGTTCGCACGAGCGGCAAGTAGACGTCGTCCACGATCTCCACCAAGACGGCGTCTGGAATCTCGGTGACTCCACGGGTAAGGTACTCGTGGCGAAGGAGCGCGAGCGCCACGCCCGCCACCCGAGGCTTCAGTGCGTCCGGACGCACCTCGCCCCGCGCGACGGCGCGTTCCAGCACGGGCAAGAACAGGGCCGCGCTGCCTCCCGCCCCCTGGCCGTGCATCTCCGCGAGAACCTCGGGAGCGTTCTCGGAGAGCAGACCGCGCAGCACTTCTCCGAGGGGCGACGCCCAGTGGCGGTTCGCGCCGCGCAACACCGCGAGGATGTCCTCACGCAGGTCGCCGGTGTCGGGCGGGGTGTAATGCTCGACGGCGAGGAGACGGTAGGCGGCGAGGGCGAGGGCGACGCGATGAGGCCAGCGGCGGTACAGGGCGTTCTTGTTGGTGCCCGCGCGTCGCGCGACCCGGTCCATCGTGAAGTCGGGGTATCCCCGGGCAAGAAGCTCGTCGGCCGCCGCGCGGAGGATGGCACCTTCGAGGGCGGCACCACGGCGACGGGTGGTGGGAGGTGGACGGTCGGCCATGAGCAGTGAGTTCCACTGTACAGCCGATCGGAAGGCGGCTATACTCCGAAATAAGGTACTAAGAGTACCTTGACTCGGAGGGAAAATGCGAGGCAACGGGATCACCTACGACACGGGCTTTTTCAACGGCGTCACCACCACCCACGAGCCCTTCGATCTCGACGCCGTTCGACACGACCTGCGTGTCATCCGAGACGACCTGCACTGTACGGCCGTCCGCCTCACCGGCGCCCTTCCCGAGCGCCTCGATCTCGCCGCTCGGCATGCCGCCGCCCTCGGCCTCGAAGTTTGGTTCTCCCCCTTCACGTACG
This DNA window, taken from Deinococcus yavapaiensis KR-236, encodes the following:
- a CDS encoding ATP-binding protein is translated as MTEHTSVGSWVRARRVALDLSQKRLAKLLGCSPVTVQKIEEGRRRPSPVLAEALAKHLDLAEEQVAPFLLLARTAPPVPRVAPAAVSSEPLPAPLTPLIGRVEELVALTGYLQYGERRLVTLTGPPGVGKTRLGLEAARALVSTVGEVRFVPLASLSDPARAWPEVARRLKLSDAGRKPALDRLAAHWQERPALLVLDNFEHLLDAAPGLVALMERAPALRILVTSREALRVTGEQVWPLEPLALPASGKRSLSALLACPAVALFVDRAHAIAPHFTLAESDAEHVAEIVARLDGLPLALELASARAGHLRPAELAEQLRATPFAPLGDGPRDAPARQRTLHAAIAWSYERLPPDLQCCFRHLGVMAGRFTAKAAASVARAGLKDFDKLLAAHLVGRDLTKEGYELLETLRAFALDRLVDQGELEAAAAAHARYFLEEFCAPQGVTMEDNAALEGEVDNLRAALRWFIDQRDSEAASRLAVNLRWFWETRGLQREGLEWFEAALALPGEVEVELRLQTIFSASTLAWQLGLFEQAVTVLLAGLDLTRASSQPVWERRLLFTLGRVEVEQGHADNALAPLQRALELCQGQEGNGVDYAGTLFQLADAHLSLGKVEQARVLAEQGLAVCLAEPGMFWEQHLQTLLGEVALHEGDTKSALACLTLALNLSERAQHTRPLTLLLAVVARAIAVFGEEPESPLIAARLWSAVATYREAAGLPLAVAHRVRIDAAIAQARARAPQSRWHDAWMEGMSWDLAKTVERARDALHAVSSERRIEPSFSGRGAEDEANAP
- a CDS encoding helix-turn-helix domain-containing protein; this translates as MTWDEIEAATRQKIRAQPRGYATRLAEKLGVSRAAVSHMVRGEQAIPSERIADILDTLGLELCIAPKGTNDRLRAVFQDPDPT
- a CDS encoding glycoside hydrolase family 43 protein; translation: MTRSETGGGWLFAYFREVHGGTVLEESLHYALSRDGRTFTALAGNTPVWQATVDGQSVPLRDPFVARGLDGRYHLLATRAVPAQRQPDGRYHRIGMGFAPHSGPADLLHATSDDLITWQDVSIAPVLRDVPAAKNLWAPEFVPDAQHGDHLVIWSSSVGPKMWWDKAIWCARTRDFVTYTAPRVLFDPNLNVIDAHIVPHADGYYLFYKPDSHDDTKHVNVAVSANLDGPYETVTVGATPTITEGPHVVWRDDLHEWWMYYDHPWEKRYGLSTSKDLRSWTPLEGGSFPEDARHASVLRLTEEEYERLARAWA
- a CDS encoding TetR/AcrR family transcriptional regulator — its product is MADRPPPTTRRRGAALEGAILRAAADELLARGYPDFTMDRVARRAGTNKNALYRRWPHRVALALAAYRLLAVEHYTPPDTGDLREDILAVLRGANRHWASPLGEVLRGLLSENAPEVLAEMHGQGAGGSAALFLPVLERAVARGEVRPDALKPRVAGVALALLRHEYLTRGVTEIPDAVLVEIVDDVYLPLVRTSTSE